One segment of Heterodontus francisci isolate sHetFra1 chromosome 28, sHetFra1.hap1, whole genome shotgun sequence DNA contains the following:
- the LOC137345175 gene encoding probable G-protein coupled receptor 139 codes for MGKPVILLMKDIYYPIVAALGVLVNLVTIMILSRRNCGLSKCISVYMVAMATADLLVLIINVIVYRIFSYQFPLSFLSYTPVCRVIIYLCTVTFDLSVWFTVSFTFDRFVAICFERFKTRYCTERTAGVVITVFCLLSFLKNIRFLFAYEPQQIINKVQWGCWASVEFFSSPLGTAWVWFHSAWLVWLPFTLIVSLNCSTIGRILVSNRTRRKLQGNRSENRSDSEMENRRKSIILLFTVSGSFILFWLTAAMSFVPTGLTNTNYYRGDLMAPRYIAAETGTCLKFLSCIQNPCIYVATQRKFRAELKNVLKSLWTLILRLVGKCG; via the exons ATGGGGAAACCAGTTATTCTTTTGATGAAAGACATTTACTACCCGATTGTCGCAGCCCTGGGTGTCCTTG TGAACTTGGTGACAATTATGATTCTCTCCCGAAGAAACTGCggcctttccaaatgtatttctgtttatatggtggccatggcaacagcagatctcctggttcTGATCATCAATGTAATCGTGTATCGTATTTTCAGTTATCAAtttccactttcattcctgtcttacactCCCGTGTGTAGGGTTATTATATACCTATGTACTGTCACctttgatttgtctgtttggttcacagtctccttcacatttgaccgttttGTCGCTATCTGTTTTGAGAGGTTTAAAACAAGATATTGCACAGAAAGAACTGCAGGTGTGGTTATAACAGTGTTttgtttattgagttttttgaagaatatTCGTTTTTTATTTGCATACGAACCTCAGcaaataattaacaaggtgcagtgggGCTGTTGGGCAAGCGTGGAATTTTTTTCCTCACCACTCGGTACAGCGTGGGTCTGGTTTCACAGTGCCTGGCTcgtttggcttccttttactttaattgtctcaCTTAATTGTTCAACCATCGGACGTATTTTAGTGTCCAATAGAACCCGCAGGAAGCTCCAGGGTAACAGGAGTGAGAAtcgcagtgattcagaaatggagaaccgaaggaaatccattattttattgtttaCTGTGtcgggcagttttatactgttttggttgaCAGCTGCCATGAGTTTCGTGCCGACCGGACTGACAAACACCAACTATTACCGTGGTGACCTCATGGCCCCGAGGTATATCGCCGCTGAAACTGGAACTTGCCTTAAATTTTTGAGCTGTATTCAAAACCCATGTATTTATGTAGCGACCCAGAGGAAATTCAGAGCagagctgaagaatgtgttgaaatctcTCTGGACACTAATTTTGAGATTAGTTGGAAAATGCGGATAA